Proteins co-encoded in one uncultured Draconibacterium sp. genomic window:
- a CDS encoding site-specific integrase, whose protein sequence is MNATITVICFKSKVLSNGESPLMLRVTKNRKRSMKSLGVSLNPDHWNFDKNEPKPDCPNKTEIEQLILKTQIEYQKKLLSAKVNGEDFTAETIVKDKPNKQEKITVQEFYIVTINSLKTSGNIGNSDVYKTSYNSLRNFNNGKLPVYTFDKIDYSFLTRYEIWLRKNGNSDRTISNRFKTLRATYNRAITEKIISKDKNPFNEFKLSRFNTKTVKRALTKTDIKRIINYNTRNKSEKRKLAHSIFCFSYLCGGISFVDVANLRPENIRNNRLIYVRQKTKGLINIPFIKAANKYIIQYQQNCLTSSYLFPILDSNIHVTPIQKNDRVLKVRKQINYELRAIGKELKIKTNLTTYVARHSFATVLKNSGVNIALISEALGHSELSTTQIYLDSFENKQFNEAMKHLL, encoded by the coding sequence ATGAATGCAACAATTACAGTTATTTGTTTCAAAAGCAAAGTGCTTTCAAATGGTGAAAGTCCTTTAATGTTAAGAGTTACCAAGAATCGCAAACGAAGTATGAAAAGTCTGGGTGTGTCGCTCAATCCTGACCATTGGAATTTTGACAAGAACGAACCGAAGCCAGACTGTCCGAATAAAACGGAAATAGAACAATTAATCTTAAAAACACAAATCGAGTACCAAAAAAAACTACTTTCTGCTAAGGTTAATGGCGAGGATTTTACGGCTGAAACAATCGTCAAAGACAAACCAAATAAACAGGAAAAAATAACCGTCCAAGAATTTTATATTGTTACTATCAACTCACTAAAAACAAGCGGAAATATTGGCAATAGTGATGTTTACAAGACCTCATATAATTCGCTAAGAAATTTTAATAATGGAAAACTCCCGGTTTATACATTTGATAAGATTGATTACTCGTTTCTTACTAGATATGAAATATGGCTCAGAAAAAACGGAAATTCTGACAGGACTATTTCTAACAGATTTAAAACATTAAGAGCAACATATAACAGGGCTATTACTGAAAAAATAATCAGTAAAGACAAAAATCCATTCAATGAATTTAAACTCAGTAGATTCAATACAAAAACCGTTAAACGGGCATTGACTAAAACAGATATTAAAAGAATAATCAACTACAACACCCGGAACAAATCCGAAAAACGCAAACTCGCACATTCAATTTTCTGTTTTTCGTACTTGTGCGGTGGTATTTCTTTTGTAGACGTTGCTAACCTACGCCCGGAAAATATCAGAAATAACAGGCTTATTTATGTACGACAGAAAACTAAAGGTTTAATAAACATACCATTTATAAAAGCCGCAAATAAATACATAATACAATATCAGCAAAATTGTCTAACCTCCTCTTACCTGTTCCCTATTTTAGATTCAAATATTCATGTAACACCGATACAGAAAAATGACCGGGTACTAAAAGTTCGTAAACAAATAAACTATGAACTCCGGGCAATTGGTAAAGAACTAAAAATAAAAACTAATCTTACAACCTACGTTGCTCGTCATAGCTTTGCAACTGTCCTGAAAAATTCAGGTGTAAACATTGCTTTAATTAGTGAAGCTCTGGGACATTCTGAACTTTCAACTACTCAGATTTATTTAGATAGTTTTGAAAATAAGCAATTTAACGAAGCAATGAAACATTTGCTCTGA
- a CDS encoding DEAD/DEAH box helicase, with translation MDRFEFIIALTEHRYLGLVFQPFLIEKKERFYSVVRLVKPHDLNDQEYTFKPYEKELVQLIEKYSDEVLTKKFSRAASVSDFFASLRPGYFEKQVTPFIEKCMMQVCSILMLSPVRLFRKEAKYSNLYDEDELKVPPFFARPEFEFERTETQTRYKLRIFLEEKEMLLSARSVEVVTNEPCLLIYRNQLVAFEKLNAKKLMPFFEKEYVTVPNTIEDKYYSGFVLNTVRDYDVKAKGFEVVHASAGKKAVLSLENNLQLRPCLVLTFEYGDEKFLPESSREMAVSVKKQNDTFVYYKTTRDFAWEKELLQVIKKSGLKEDNGSYTLNGVSLLEPQNALYFFVNWLNEKRPQLEEAGFVIKQKQLEKKFYTGNQKLELKTQTKGDWFDVYAVVKFGEFSIPFIQLKKYILNDIREFELPNGEVAVLPEEWFARYKGLLPFGKQQGEHIKFEKHHFTLLQNSIQEVDKEVKQKYEKLVNAEKENPVLPANLKAKLRNYQEEGFNWMYGLYRNGLGGCLADDMGLGKTLQTLTLLLKLKRLKQEIKIHDPVDANGQRDLFADETKSEAVVQPASLIVVPTSLVHNWSNEIRKFTPALKVYQHVGTQRKKAEELGRVASYYDIIITTYGTVRNDIDKLRGTEFFYLILDESQSIKNSSSKTYKAVMDIKARHKLVITGTPIENSLSDLWSQMNFLNPGMLGNLAFFRRTFITPIEKHANEEQMDKLQLMIRPFVLRRKKVEVAKDLPPLMEEVRVCPMTGEQQKLYEQEKSVIRNTILSTIEKEGLKKSQFVVLQGLTKLRQLANHPSLVDDEASERSGKFDEIFRMLSNLVAEKHKVLVFSSFVTHLELLESKIEEEKWKYSKLTGQTTKREKVIKAFQDDDDNRIFLISLKAGGVGLNLTEADYVFIIDPWWNPAAENQAINRAHRIGQNKHVFVYRFITENSIEEKIQKLKDRKSSLADKFINSNNPFEQVTQEEIVELFE, from the coding sequence ATGGATCGATTTGAATTTATAATAGCCTTAACCGAGCACCGTTATTTGGGGCTGGTTTTTCAGCCTTTTTTAATTGAGAAGAAGGAGCGTTTTTATTCGGTGGTGCGATTGGTAAAACCGCACGACCTGAATGATCAGGAATATACTTTTAAGCCCTACGAAAAAGAGCTGGTTCAGTTAATAGAAAAATACAGCGACGAGGTGCTGACCAAAAAGTTTTCACGTGCGGCCAGCGTGTCCGATTTTTTTGCGTCGTTACGGCCCGGCTATTTTGAAAAGCAGGTAACACCTTTTATCGAGAAATGTATGATGCAGGTGTGCTCCATTTTAATGCTCAGTCCGGTGCGTTTGTTTCGCAAAGAGGCCAAGTATTCGAACCTGTACGATGAGGACGAATTAAAAGTGCCTCCGTTTTTTGCCCGGCCTGAATTTGAATTTGAGCGAACTGAAACACAAACCCGTTACAAGTTGCGCATATTTCTGGAGGAAAAGGAAATGCTGTTATCAGCGCGGTCGGTGGAAGTGGTAACCAACGAACCGTGTTTGTTGATTTACCGAAATCAGTTGGTGGCGTTTGAAAAACTGAATGCCAAAAAGCTAATGCCTTTTTTCGAGAAAGAATACGTTACGGTGCCCAACACCATCGAAGACAAGTATTATTCGGGTTTTGTGCTAAATACCGTGCGTGATTATGATGTGAAAGCAAAAGGTTTTGAAGTCGTTCATGCGTCTGCCGGAAAAAAGGCAGTGTTATCTCTTGAAAATAATTTGCAACTCCGGCCATGTCTGGTATTGACCTTTGAATATGGCGACGAAAAGTTCCTGCCCGAATCTTCCCGCGAAATGGCGGTTAGTGTGAAAAAACAAAATGACACCTTTGTATATTATAAAACCACGCGCGATTTTGCATGGGAAAAGGAGCTGTTACAGGTGATTAAAAAGAGCGGACTGAAGGAGGATAACGGATCGTATACCTTAAACGGAGTTTCCTTGCTTGAGCCACAGAATGCCCTGTACTTTTTTGTAAACTGGCTGAACGAGAAACGGCCACAATTGGAAGAAGCGGGATTTGTAATAAAACAAAAACAGCTTGAAAAGAAGTTTTATACCGGGAACCAAAAACTGGAATTAAAAACACAAACAAAAGGCGATTGGTTCGATGTTTATGCGGTGGTGAAGTTTGGCGAGTTCAGTATCCCGTTTATTCAGCTAAAAAAATACATTTTAAACGACATCCGAGAGTTTGAATTGCCAAACGGAGAAGTTGCCGTATTACCTGAGGAGTGGTTTGCCCGCTACAAAGGGCTTCTGCCTTTTGGAAAACAACAGGGTGAGCATATAAAATTTGAGAAACACCATTTTACCTTGTTGCAAAATTCCATTCAGGAAGTTGATAAGGAGGTAAAACAAAAATACGAGAAGCTGGTAAATGCCGAGAAGGAGAATCCGGTGTTGCCTGCTAACTTAAAAGCCAAACTGCGAAATTACCAGGAAGAAGGTTTTAACTGGATGTATGGTTTGTACCGAAATGGACTGGGCGGTTGCCTCGCCGACGATATGGGCCTGGGGAAAACTCTGCAAACGCTTACGCTGTTGCTGAAATTGAAACGTTTAAAACAGGAAATTAAAATTCATGACCCTGTTGATGCAAACGGGCAGCGCGATTTGTTTGCCGACGAAACAAAATCGGAAGCGGTTGTACAGCCAGCCAGTTTAATTGTGGTACCTACATCACTGGTGCACAACTGGAGTAACGAAATACGGAAATTTACGCCGGCACTAAAAGTTTATCAGCATGTGGGAACGCAACGCAAAAAAGCTGAGGAATTGGGGAGAGTAGCTTCGTACTACGACATTATTATTACCACCTACGGAACGGTTCGTAATGATATCGACAAGTTACGGGGCACTGAATTCTTTTACCTGATTTTAGATGAAAGCCAGTCGATAAAAAATTCAAGCTCGAAAACCTACAAGGCGGTAATGGATATTAAAGCGCGTCACAAACTGGTGATTACCGGAACGCCGATTGAAAATTCACTGTCGGATTTGTGGTCGCAAATGAATTTCCTGAATCCCGGAATGTTGGGGAATCTGGCCTTTTTCCGCCGTACGTTTATTACGCCAATTGAAAAGCATGCCAACGAAGAGCAAATGGACAAACTACAGCTGATGATTCGTCCGTTTGTATTGCGCCGTAAAAAAGTGGAGGTGGCCAAAGATTTGCCGCCACTGATGGAGGAAGTCCGCGTTTGCCCGATGACGGGTGAGCAGCAAAAATTGTACGAACAGGAAAAATCGGTAATTCGAAACACCATTTTATCGACGATTGAAAAAGAGGGGCTGAAAAAATCGCAGTTTGTGGTTTTGCAGGGACTTACCAAATTGCGTCAGTTAGCGAATCATCCGTCGTTGGTTGATGATGAGGCGTCGGAAAGATCGGGTAAATTCGATGAGATCTTCCGCATGTTAAGCAACCTTGTTGCCGAGAAACATAAAGTGTTGGTATTTTCATCGTTTGTAACCCACCTGGAGTTACTCGAAAGCAAGATTGAAGAGGAAAAGTGGAAGTACAGTAAATTAACCGGACAAACTACAAAACGAGAGAAGGTGATAAAAGCTTTTCAGGATGATGATGATAACCGGATATTCCTGATTTCGTTAAAGGCCGGTGGAGTAGGGCTTAATCTTACCGAGGCCGACTACGTTTTTATAATCGATCCGTGGTGGAATCCCGCAGCCGAGAACCAGGCGATTAACCGTGCGCACCGGATTGGACAGAATAAGCACGTTTTTGTATATCGTTTTATTACCGAAAATTCAATCGAGGAAAAAATTCAAAAGCTAAAAGACCGCAAAAGCTCGCTGGCCGATAAATTCATTAATTCAAATAATCCGTTTGAGCAGGTTACACAGGAGGAAATTGTGGAGCTTTTTGAATGA
- a CDS encoding O-acetyl-ADP-ribose deacetylase: protein MSKIQLHRGDITQLNVDAIVNAANKSLLGGGGVDGAIHRAAGPELLNECRQLKGCETGDAKITKGYNLSAKYVIHTVGPVYNGGKYNEAEKLASCYRRSLEVALLNDVKSIAFPNISTGIYGYPKQEAAKIATQTVKDLLVTNSEIETVIFCVFDEENYSIYTNLLT from the coding sequence ATGAGTAAAATTCAATTACACAGGGGCGATATAACCCAACTAAACGTTGATGCAATTGTAAATGCTGCCAACAAATCGTTGCTTGGTGGCGGCGGTGTGGATGGCGCCATTCACCGGGCAGCCGGCCCCGAGCTTTTAAACGAATGCCGCCAGCTTAAGGGCTGCGAAACCGGCGATGCAAAAATTACAAAGGGATATAATCTTTCGGCAAAATATGTGATTCACACCGTTGGTCCGGTTTATAACGGAGGGAAATACAACGAAGCTGAGAAACTGGCATCATGTTACCGCCGAAGTTTGGAAGTAGCGCTGCTAAACGATGTAAAGTCCATTGCTTTTCCTAATATTAGCACAGGTATTTATGGCTACCCAAAACAAGAGGCTGCAAAAATTGCCACACAAACGGTGAAAGATCTTCTGGTGACTAATTCCGAAATTGAAACAGTGATATTTTGTGTGTTCGATGAAGAAAATTACTCCATTTATACTAATCTGCTTACTTAA
- a CDS encoding hemolysin III family protein, giving the protein MRKRVEAGYRRLSLGEEIFNSITHGIGTFLSIAALVLLVVFAAIKGNVWHVVSFSIFGSSLVLLYLSSTLYHSFTREKLKNLFVRFDHAAIFLLIAGTYTPFVLTTIRGAFGWTLFGVIWGLAIAGMVIRSIYLTRFRKLMVGIYLAMGWMFLLAIGPMVRNLPTSSIAFLFIGAACYSIGVIFYSWRGLKYGHGIWHLFVLAGSIMHFFSVLYSLN; this is encoded by the coding sequence ATGAGAAAAAGAGTTGAAGCCGGATATCGAAGATTATCACTTGGCGAGGAAATTTTTAATAGTATCACCCATGGAATTGGGACTTTCCTAAGCATTGCCGCACTTGTACTTTTAGTCGTTTTTGCAGCCATAAAAGGCAACGTATGGCATGTGGTAAGTTTCAGTATTTTCGGAAGCAGTTTAGTGTTGCTCTATTTATCTTCGACACTTTACCACAGTTTTACCCGCGAAAAATTGAAGAACCTTTTTGTTCGTTTCGATCATGCCGCCATATTTTTATTAATCGCAGGTACTTATACGCCATTTGTGCTTACCACAATTCGCGGTGCTTTCGGCTGGACTCTTTTTGGAGTAATCTGGGGGCTGGCAATCGCGGGAATGGTAATCCGATCGATTTATTTAACCCGTTTCCGCAAATTAATGGTTGGCATATACCTTGCAATGGGTTGGATGTTTTTACTTGCTATTGGCCCAATGGTTAGAAACCTACCCACATCGAGCATTGCTTTTTTATTCATTGGCGCTGCTTGTTATTCAATAGGTGTTATTTTCTATTCGTGGAGAGGTTTAAAATACGGCCACGGAATTTGGCACCTGTTTGTTTTGGCGGGTAGTATTATGCATTTCTTCTCGGTTCTATACAGTTTAAATTAG
- a CDS encoding N-acetylmuramoyl-L-alanine amidase-like domain-containing protein: MKKRFFLLAGVLFFSFTILFAQPGNHNTDEEICKNILTELKQQREKPTTELVVKAGELLMNTPYVAHTLETEPEKLIVNLRELDCTTFAENCLALARTAKMQKPSFNHFKSELQLIRYKEGKINGYPSRLHYFSDWIVDNDKKGTVKSVSQSIGNIGFDKTINFMSQHPNSYKQLKNNAVFVEALNKQEQELSNAELYYIPTEKLEALKDQIRNGDIFGITTNIEGLDITHVGIAIFKDDELHFMHASSKAEKVIVSEETLFDYLNNRKSATGIMIARPL, encoded by the coding sequence ATGAAGAAAAGATTTTTTCTGTTAGCCGGTGTCTTGTTTTTTAGCTTTACCATTCTTTTTGCCCAGCCTGGTAACCATAATACCGATGAGGAGATTTGCAAAAACATTCTTACAGAATTGAAACAACAACGCGAAAAACCAACAACAGAACTTGTGGTTAAAGCCGGAGAACTATTGATGAACACGCCCTACGTTGCTCACACTTTAGAAACAGAACCTGAAAAGTTAATCGTTAATCTGCGGGAACTGGATTGTACCACATTTGCCGAAAATTGCCTGGCACTGGCACGAACTGCCAAAATGCAAAAACCTTCGTTTAACCACTTTAAAAGCGAGTTGCAGCTCATTCGGTACAAAGAAGGGAAAATTAACGGTTACCCTTCGCGACTACATTATTTCAGCGACTGGATTGTGGATAACGATAAAAAAGGCACCGTAAAATCAGTATCGCAATCTATTGGAAATATCGGCTTTGATAAAACGATTAATTTTATGAGCCAACACCCCAACAGCTACAAACAATTAAAAAACAATGCGGTATTTGTTGAAGCTCTGAATAAACAGGAACAGGAATTATCAAATGCCGAACTGTACTACATTCCTACCGAGAAACTTGAGGCACTAAAAGACCAAATTAGAAATGGCGATATTTTCGGCATCACCACCAATATTGAAGGTCTGGATATTACACATGTTGGAATAGCTATATTCAAGGATGATGAACTTCACTTTATGCACGCCTCATCAAAAGCAGAGAAAGTAATTGTATCGGAAGAAACACTGTTTGATTACCTTAACAACAGGAAATCGGCTACCGGAATAATGATTGCCCGTCCTCTGTAA
- a CDS encoding carbohydrate-binding family 9-like protein → MKNLTVSKIDTTTSLSIKEAALLLERNTETEAIDILNWKNAFPYRPDIKFRIAHTGNEIWLKFYVQEKNILALETEINGDVYKDSTVEFFISIDGKNYYNFEFNCIGTPHVGYGPGRGNRTPILPEMINQIDIESSLGNQPFAEKSGDFSWEMMICIPTQCFAFDKVQSLNGLKATANFYKCGDETSDPHFVTWNAIDTENPDYHRPEFFGKISFEN, encoded by the coding sequence ATGAAAAATCTCACAGTCAGCAAAATCGACACAACAACTTCTCTATCAATAAAAGAAGCAGCTCTACTTCTGGAAAGAAATACTGAAACTGAAGCCATTGACATTTTGAATTGGAAAAATGCATTTCCGTACAGGCCAGATATCAAATTCAGAATTGCACACACCGGAAATGAAATCTGGCTGAAATTTTACGTTCAGGAGAAGAATATTCTGGCACTGGAAACCGAAATAAACGGCGATGTTTACAAAGACAGTACTGTTGAGTTTTTTATTTCGATTGATGGAAAGAATTATTACAATTTTGAATTCAACTGTATCGGCACACCTCACGTAGGTTATGGCCCGGGGCGTGGAAACCGCACCCCCATTTTACCCGAAATGATCAATCAAATTGATATTGAATCGAGTCTTGGCAACCAACCTTTTGCTGAAAAATCGGGAGATTTCTCGTGGGAAATGATGATTTGTATTCCAACGCAATGTTTTGCATTTGACAAAGTGCAGAGTTTAAACGGACTGAAAGCAACAGCAAATTTCTATAAATGTGGCGATGAAACATCAGATCCGCACTTTGTAACCTGGAATGCCATCGACACTGAAAATCCGGACTATCATCGTCCTGAGTTTTTTGGTAAGATCAGTTTTGAAAACTGA
- the trxB gene encoding thioredoxin-disulfide reductase, with protein sequence MMFKPLDINDSNDNKNVEPTDVEKVKCLIVGSGPAGYTAAIYAARANLSPVMYEGLQPGGQLTTTTEVENYPGYPEGVTGPVMMEDLKKQAQRFGTDVRWGMATKVDFSGDVHKVWIDDSKVIEAETVIIATGATAKYLGLEDEKKYAGGGVSACATCDGFFYKGKDVAVVGGGDTAAEEAMYLAGLCNKVYMIVRRDVLRASRVMAERVKKTPNVEILWEHQTKGLIGDNGVVEGATLVKKQGEEGEEEVTIKIDGFFLAIGHKPNSDIFAEYVDTDNVGYILTQPGTAKTKVPGVFACGDVQDSQYRQAVTAAGSGCMAAIDAERYLSEKHS encoded by the coding sequence ATGATGTTTAAACCACTTGATATTAACGATAGCAACGATAATAAGAACGTTGAACCAACTGATGTGGAAAAGGTAAAATGTTTGATTGTAGGCTCGGGGCCTGCTGGTTACACTGCAGCAATTTACGCTGCTCGCGCTAACCTGAGTCCGGTAATGTACGAGGGGCTTCAGCCCGGAGGTCAGTTAACTACAACAACCGAAGTCGAAAACTATCCGGGTTACCCGGAAGGAGTTACCGGCCCGGTAATGATGGAAGACCTGAAAAAACAAGCGCAGCGTTTTGGTACCGATGTACGTTGGGGAATGGCTACGAAAGTTGATTTCTCGGGCGATGTTCATAAAGTTTGGATCGATGACTCAAAAGTGATCGAAGCTGAAACTGTGATTATTGCAACCGGAGCAACGGCAAAATACCTTGGATTGGAAGACGAAAAGAAATATGCCGGAGGTGGAGTTTCTGCCTGTGCAACTTGCGACGGATTTTTCTACAAAGGAAAGGATGTTGCTGTTGTTGGAGGTGGCGATACTGCTGCTGAAGAAGCCATGTATCTGGCCGGTTTGTGTAATAAAGTATACATGATTGTACGTCGTGATGTGCTACGTGCTTCGAGAGTAATGGCAGAGCGTGTGAAAAAAACACCAAACGTTGAAATACTATGGGAACACCAAACCAAAGGTTTAATTGGTGATAATGGTGTTGTTGAAGGTGCGACATTGGTTAAAAAACAAGGCGAAGAAGGAGAAGAGGAAGTTACTATTAAAATTGATGGATTCTTTTTGGCCATCGGTCACAAACCAAACTCTGATATTTTTGCAGAGTATGTTGATACCGATAATGTAGGTTATATTTTAACCCAGCCGGGAACAGCAAAAACAAAAGTACCGGGCGTGTTCGCTTGTGGCGATGTTCAAGACTCGCAATACCGTCAGGCGGTAACTGCTGCCGGATCGGGTTGTATGGCTGCAATTGATGCAGAGCGTTACCTTTCTGAAAAGCATTCGTAA
- a CDS encoding IS3 family transposase: protein MYPLTSKAVLCGLFGFSRQAWYDSKKRQSGLQMQEVFILTLVKELRGDHPRMGAEKLHHLIAPQLQDHNIKYGRDKFYYLLREHGLLVKRKRRGPKTTNSNHFYRKYSNLIREIELLSSGRLWVSDITYIRTEKGFVYLSLVTDAYSKKIVGWCLWPDLTSEGALNALRMAVAGEGVKQGLIHHSDRGIQYCCNDYVNFLKGSKINISMTENGDPYENAIAERVNGILKDEYDLNHTFSDYREALEATKVAVYKYNNKRPHRSVDFMFPTDAHLHTGVLKKHWKKRHYKANAETGESLQSVPANQD from the coding sequence ATGTACCCGCTAACAAGCAAAGCGGTACTGTGCGGACTGTTTGGGTTTAGCCGTCAGGCCTGGTACGACAGCAAAAAGCGCCAGTCGGGGCTTCAAATGCAGGAAGTATTTATATTAACATTGGTAAAAGAGCTGCGTGGGGATCACCCTCGCATGGGGGCCGAGAAGCTCCATCATTTGATAGCGCCGCAGTTACAGGACCATAATATTAAATATGGACGTGACAAATTCTACTACCTTTTGCGCGAACACGGTTTATTGGTAAAACGTAAAAGAAGAGGACCTAAAACCACGAATTCGAACCATTTTTACCGTAAATATTCCAACCTGATCCGGGAGATAGAACTACTCAGCTCAGGGCGCTTATGGGTGAGCGACATTACCTATATCCGCACCGAAAAAGGCTTTGTTTACCTTTCACTGGTAACCGATGCCTATTCGAAGAAGATAGTAGGCTGGTGCCTCTGGCCCGATTTAACCAGCGAAGGGGCATTAAACGCCTTGCGTATGGCAGTTGCAGGCGAGGGAGTGAAACAAGGTCTCATCCATCATTCTGACCGGGGGATACAATACTGTTGTAACGACTATGTGAACTTTCTGAAGGGCTCGAAAATAAATATCTCGATGACCGAAAACGGCGATCCGTACGAAAATGCAATAGCCGAAAGGGTTAATGGGATTTTAAAGGACGAATACGATTTAAACCATACATTTTCTGATTATCGGGAAGCGCTTGAAGCCACAAAAGTTGCGGTGTACAAATACAACAACAAACGGCCTCACCGCAGCGTAGACTTCATGTTTCCAACAGATGCACACTTGCATACAGGAGTACTAAAAAAACACTGGAAAAAGCGGCATTATAAGGCGAATGCGGAAACAGGGGAAAGCCTGCAGAGTGTTCCTGCAAACCAGGATTAA